From a region of the Flavobacterium sediminilitoris genome:
- a CDS encoding 3'-5' exonuclease — protein MAKLLDKIVVVDIEATCWEGKNPEGMDNDIIEIGVCLLDINTGEITNNRGIFVKPERSVISSFCTQLTTITSEMIEKEGVTFQEALRILKKEYDTQSRAWASYGAYDLKQFQRQCTDLGKGYPFSPSHINVKTLFALKQKLPHELGMDGSLQELGIPLEGTHHRGKDDANNIAKILREILKN, from the coding sequence ATGGCAAAATTATTAGATAAAATAGTAGTAGTAGATATAGAAGCCACCTGTTGGGAAGGTAAAAACCCAGAAGGAATGGATAATGATATTATTGAAATAGGGGTATGTTTGTTAGATATAAATACTGGAGAGATAACAAATAACAGAGGTATTTTTGTTAAACCAGAACGTTCAGTTATAAGTTCATTTTGTACACAACTTACAACAATAACATCAGAAATGATAGAAAAAGAAGGAGTCACTTTTCAAGAAGCACTTCGCATTCTTAAAAAAGAATATGATACTCAAAGCAGAGCGTGGGCAAGTTATGGCGCGTATGATCTGAAACAATTTCAAAGACAATGTACCGATTTAGGCAAAGGTTATCCATTTAGTCCATCACATATTAATGTAAAAACGCTTTTTGCTTTAAAACAAAAATTACCTCATGAATTAGGTATGGACGGCTCACTTCAAGAATTAGGAATTCCATTAGAAGGTACTCATCACAGAGGTAAGGATGATGCTAATAATATTGCGAAAATTTTAAGGGAAATTCTAAAAAACTAA
- a CDS encoding sigma-70 family RNA polymerase sigma factor, which produces MDDIETLTKKLFPYAYNILGNIADSQDVIQDVLIKFNEKETSSISNHNAYLIKSVINQAINLKKKNDRERNQRISLPEPIITNQGESKIEIEEILNYSMLVLLEVLNTKERAVFLLKEAFDYDHEEIANILSVSVENSRKLLSRAKKKLKQNKPNVVTTTSRDRIYLGKYIEAIRNRDVITLEQMLSEEVKVLADGGTKVNVVAQLTSGINDTIKLITYVFEHYQKDFRIEIDKINHQPALLFYDDTLLMNCQVFELNKDGKIINIFSVVDPDKLLPN; this is translated from the coding sequence ATGGATGATATAGAAACACTTACTAAAAAATTGTTTCCTTATGCGTATAACATCTTGGGGAATATCGCAGATAGCCAAGATGTAATTCAGGATGTTTTGATAAAATTCAACGAAAAGGAAACAAGTTCAATTTCAAATCATAATGCCTATTTGATTAAATCGGTTATTAATCAGGCTATAAACCTGAAAAAGAAAAACGACAGAGAAAGAAATCAACGAATCTCACTTCCCGAACCCATTATAACCAATCAAGGAGAAAGCAAAATTGAAATTGAGGAAATTCTCAACTATTCAATGCTTGTTTTGCTCGAAGTATTAAACACCAAGGAAAGAGCTGTTTTTTTACTAAAGGAAGCATTTGATTACGACCACGAAGAAATTGCAAACATCTTGTCCGTATCCGTAGAAAACTCAAGAAAACTGCTATCCAGAGCTAAAAAAAAATTAAAACAAAATAAGCCCAATGTTGTAACAACCACTTCAAGAGATAGAATATACTTAGGAAAATATATAGAAGCGATACGAAACAGAGATGTCATAACCTTGGAGCAAATGCTTTCGGAAGAAGTGAAGGTTTTGGCAGATGGTGGAACCAAAGTGAATGTAGTTGCTCAACTGACCTCGGGTATAAACGATACTATAAAGCTAATAACGTATGTTTTTGAACACTACCAAAAAGATTTTAGAATAGAGATTGATAAAATTAATCATCAACCAGCACTTTTATTCTATGATGATACACTATTAATGAATTGTCAGGTCTTTGAGTTAAATAAAGACGGAAAAATAATCAACATTTTTTCGGTCGTTGATCCTGATAAATTACTGCCAAATTGA
- a CDS encoding DinB family protein, producing the protein MDTTLNKSMKSHEVITPTDLINHWQGHRGLTRRTIEAFPEEAFFKHTIGGMRPFSEMIMELLGIAGPGIKEIATGKSAPLNEHFEHGNKKAKILELWDEATKEIDTYWAQIKPEQFQQNIKIFGQYEGTVYSSIFYFIDNEIHHRGQGYVYLRSLGIEPPAFYER; encoded by the coding sequence ATGGACACTACATTAAACAAAAGCATGAAATCACATGAAGTAATTACGCCAACAGATTTAATTAATCACTGGCAAGGACACAGAGGCTTAACGAGAAGAACTATTGAAGCTTTTCCTGAAGAAGCTTTTTTTAAACACACTATAGGTGGAATGAGACCATTCTCTGAAATGATTATGGAACTTCTAGGTATTGCCGGACCAGGTATCAAAGAAATCGCTACAGGAAAATCAGCTCCTCTTAATGAACATTTTGAACATGGCAACAAAAAAGCTAAAATACTTGAATTATGGGATGAAGCAACAAAAGAAATTGACACATATTGGGCTCAAATTAAACCAGAACAGTTTCAACAAAATATAAAAATATTTGGACAATATGAAGGAACTGTATATTCTTCAATATTCTATTTTATAGACAATGAAATACACCACAGAGGACAAGGTTATGTCTATTTACGCTCATTAGGCATTGAACCACCTGCATTTTACGAACGCTAA
- a CDS encoding helix-turn-helix transcriptional regulator, protein MSLDSVKRFDRIVAILVQLQSKRIVKAQELADRFQVSLRTIYRDVRTLEASGVPIVSEAGVGYSIMDGYRLPPVMFTREEAGSFVAAEKFMQKFVDKSLGSYHESAMYKVKSVLRGSEKDWISALESQIMVDPSQELFNKDLPNALEILFESIAEKKQVFLKYHSLNSEMPSERKIEPVGLFHENGFWYVLGYCLFRNDYRQFRTDRMLQINRTHTQFTMEHGTIDEHRQKKETCENTKVVVLVDKSVARYINGSRKHYGFISEKIKGNNVEMTFMTSDLENGFPRWYLMFCDYATIIEPESLKHRIREILKVGESKLLI, encoded by the coding sequence ATGAGTTTAGATTCAGTAAAGCGTTTTGATCGTATTGTAGCAATTTTGGTACAATTACAGTCGAAACGAATTGTTAAAGCGCAAGAATTAGCTGATCGATTTCAGGTAAGTTTGCGTACTATTTATAGAGATGTAAGAACATTAGAAGCTTCTGGAGTACCTATTGTTAGTGAAGCTGGAGTAGGCTATTCTATTATGGATGGTTATCGATTACCTCCAGTGATGTTTACTCGTGAGGAAGCTGGAAGTTTTGTTGCAGCAGAGAAATTTATGCAAAAATTTGTAGATAAATCTTTAGGTAGTTATCATGAATCTGCTATGTATAAAGTAAAATCAGTGTTGAGAGGAAGTGAGAAAGATTGGATTTCAGCATTAGAATCGCAAATAATGGTTGATCCGTCTCAAGAACTTTTTAATAAAGATTTACCAAATGCTTTAGAAATTCTTTTTGAGAGTATAGCGGAGAAAAAACAAGTCTTTTTAAAATATCATTCTTTGAATAGTGAAATGCCTTCTGAGAGAAAAATTGAACCTGTTGGATTGTTTCATGAAAATGGTTTTTGGTATGTACTAGGCTATTGTCTTTTTAGAAATGATTACAGACAATTTAGAACAGATAGAATGTTGCAGATTAATAGAACTCATACTCAATTTACTATGGAGCATGGTACTATTGACGAGCATAGACAGAAAAAGGAAACGTGTGAGAATACGAAGGTTGTTGTTTTAGTAGATAAAAGTGTAGCACGATATATAAATGGAAGTAGAAAGCATTATGGTTTTATTTCAGAAAAGATTAAAGGGAATAATGTAGAAATGACTTTTATGACTTCAGATTTGGAAAATGGTTTTCCAAGATGGTATCTTATGTTTTGTGATTATGCTACAATTATTGAACCCGAAAGTTTGAAACATCGCATTAGAGAGATATTGAAAGTTGGAGAATCGAAACTTTTAATTTAA
- a CDS encoding helix-turn-helix domain-containing protein, which translates to MPRERKNPIPEIVVLFGKRIKQLRIEKKMSQMDVGAALGIDRENMKKVYKNPNYLLL; encoded by the coding sequence ATGCCTAGAGAAAGAAAAAATCCTATACCAGAAATTGTAGTTTTATTTGGAAAAAGAATAAAACAATTGAGAATTGAAAAAAAAATGTCCCAAATGGATGTAGGTGCAGCTTTAGGAATCGATAGAGAAAATATGAAAAAGGTTTACAAGAACCCAAATTATCTACTATTGTGA
- a CDS encoding VOC family protein, translating into MKPRISVLTSGVSDLEKSVEFYRDRLGLTTKGIIGTEFENGAVAFFDMHSGLKLALWSRKSMENDTGIPQQNPSALEFTLGHNVVSKDEVDTIMELAEKAGAKIIKPASNTF; encoded by the coding sequence ATGAAACCAAGAATATCAGTATTAACATCAGGAGTTTCAGATTTAGAAAAGTCAGTTGAATTTTATCGCGACAGACTTGGATTAACAACAAAAGGGATTATAGGAACAGAATTTGAAAATGGAGCTGTCGCATTTTTTGACATGCATAGTGGTTTAAAATTAGCACTTTGGTCAAGAAAAAGCATGGAAAACGACACAGGTATTCCTCAACAAAATCCTTCTGCTTTGGAATTTACCTTAGGACATAACGTAGTGAGTAAAGATGAAGTGGATACGATAATGGAACTTGCTGAAAAGGCAGGAGCAAAAATCATTAAACCTGCTTCAAATACTTTTTGA
- a CDS encoding cupin domain-containing protein, producing MQEINSINILEKFSLFEKLWTPHIIGELNGQYVKLCKLKNDFVWHSHQDEDEMFVVVSGTLMMDFKDGKTISTRPGEILIIPKGEEHRPWTKGEEVMVMLIEPKTTQHTGEIKVPQTVEKLEWI from the coding sequence ATGCAAGAGATCAATTCTATCAACATTTTGGAAAAATTTTCATTGTTTGAAAAGTTATGGACACCACATATAATTGGTGAACTCAACGGACAATATGTTAAGCTCTGTAAACTTAAGAATGACTTTGTCTGGCACAGCCATCAGGATGAGGATGAAATGTTTGTGGTAGTTAGTGGCACATTAATGATGGACTTTAAAGATGGAAAAACAATATCAACTAGACCTGGAGAAATATTGATAATACCAAAAGGAGAAGAACACAGGCCTTGGACAAAAGGAGAAGAAGTTATGGTAATGCTTATCGAGCCCAAAACCACACAGCATACAGGAGAAATAAAGGTTCCTCAAACTGTTGAAAAATTGGAATGGATATAA
- a CDS encoding AraC family transcriptional regulator: MRENLYQSLEVFYERVDECPLRDRQFNFFELVYVISGSGSYSVNGNKVIYASEDLFLTTPNDCHEFNLDGMCEFIVIRFGENYIKEYQWKSIDHIECLLYYASHLSGSILVNHDDKQMVNKLMQYLHWTIAHNAIYNEDLKRHLVNAVIVLAARNIAIIKPQNISPNVDMRILNILDYIQEYIRRPELLKIPIIAEKFGLSPTYLGSYFRKQCGETIQHYISSYRIRLIEHRLHFSDKRIHEIADEFGFSDESHINKFFKRHNTISLKAYRNQKKN; encoded by the coding sequence ATGAGAGAAAATTTGTATCAATCGCTTGAGGTATTTTATGAAAGAGTAGATGAATGTCCATTACGAGATAGACAGTTTAATTTTTTTGAATTGGTTTATGTCATATCTGGTTCTGGAAGCTATTCTGTAAATGGAAATAAAGTGATTTATGCTTCTGAGGATTTATTTTTAACTACGCCCAATGATTGTCACGAATTTAACTTGGATGGGATGTGTGAGTTTATAGTAATTCGTTTTGGTGAAAATTATATTAAAGAATATCAGTGGAAGAGTATAGACCATATTGAATGTTTGTTGTATTATGCATCTCATTTATCAGGTTCTATTTTAGTTAACCATGATGATAAACAAATGGTTAATAAGTTAATGCAATATTTACACTGGACTATTGCGCATAATGCAATTTATAATGAAGACTTAAAACGGCATTTGGTAAACGCAGTTATTGTACTTGCAGCAAGAAATATAGCAATTATTAAACCTCAAAATATTTCTCCAAATGTAGATATGCGAATTTTAAATATTTTAGATTATATTCAAGAGTATATACGTCGCCCAGAACTTTTAAAGATTCCTATAATAGCTGAAAAATTTGGATTGTCACCCACTTATCTCGGAAGTTATTTCCGTAAACAATGTGGTGAAACTATTCAGCACTATATTTCTTCCTATAGAATTCGACTAATAGAACATCGATTGCATTTTAGTGATAAAAGGATTCATGAGATTGCAGATGAATTTGGTTTTTCAGATGAAAGTCATATTAATAAATTTTTCAAAAGACATAACACGATAAGTCTTAAAGCTTATAGAAATCAAAAAAAGAATTGA
- a CDS encoding nuclear transport factor 2 family protein — protein sequence MEQIKNAIETFVRGGDNNDVTLLDQILHPNYQNIQDGHFEQTGIFVFSKEQYIDLVRTKKFGGHPRTIKYEDIHQIENIAFAKTVLESDQLKFNSTIVCVFENGQWQVISNIPKIVVTD from the coding sequence ATGGAACAAATTAAAAACGCTATCGAAACTTTTGTAAGAGGCGGCGACAACAACGATGTAACACTTCTAGACCAAATATTGCATCCAAATTACCAAAACATTCAAGATGGACATTTTGAGCAAACAGGAATTTTTGTTTTTTCAAAAGAACAATACATTGATTTGGTTAGAACTAAAAAATTCGGTGGTCATCCTCGAACAATCAAGTACGAAGATATTCATCAAATAGAAAATATCGCCTTTGCAAAGACAGTGCTGGAAAGCGACCAATTAAAATTCAATTCAACCATAGTTTGTGTGTTTGAAAATGGTCAATGGCAAGTTATCAGCAACATTCCAAAAATCGTTGTAACTGATTAA
- a CDS encoding response regulator transcription factor, whose translation MIKIALIDDHELFRKSLSTLLSFSTNFNVVYDTNDGLAFLEYIKENDVDIILLDIQMPIINGFELCKILKSIQPEIKILIVSQLNSKEVTHHVMTCGANGFFSKNSSPNLLENAIENIMENDYYFDDELGIVIKDAILWERREGYTLDFSESIYLSDREIEIINMACVEMSSKEIANKLCISTRTVENHRKRIMEKTRAKNFIGVILFALKINAITLDNFS comes from the coding sequence ATGATTAAAATTGCTTTAATTGATGATCATGAACTTTTTAGAAAAAGTTTGTCTACACTATTGTCTTTTTCAACGAATTTCAATGTTGTTTATGATACAAACGATGGGCTAGCATTTTTAGAATATATAAAAGAGAATGATGTAGATATTATTTTGTTAGATATTCAAATGCCTATAATAAATGGCTTTGAGTTGTGTAAAATATTGAAAAGTATACAACCAGAAATTAAAATTTTGATTGTTTCACAACTCAATTCAAAAGAAGTGACACATCATGTTATGACATGTGGTGCGAACGGATTTTTTAGTAAAAATTCTTCTCCAAATCTTTTAGAAAATGCTATTGAAAACATAATGGAAAATGATTATTATTTTGATGATGAATTAGGGATTGTTATTAAAGATGCAATTTTATGGGAAAGAAGAGAGGGTTATACATTAGATTTCTCGGAATCAATTTATTTGTCTGATAGAGAGATTGAAATTATTAATATGGCTTGTGTTGAAATGAGTAGTAAGGAAATAGCAAATAAGTTGTGTATTAGTACTCGAACGGTTGAAAATCATAGAAAGCGTATAATGGAAAAAACCCGTGCCAAAAATTTTATTGGAGTCATCTTGTTTGCTTTAAAGATTAACGCTATTACTTTAGATAATTTTAGTTAA
- a CDS encoding ABC transporter permease/M1 family aminopeptidase has product MLYEFFIFEIKYRLKRPETYFFFLLLFLFSAVGVEFVFQGIDLGLVKKNSPLVIAKAMGAITGLSMIIASMIMGVPVLRDFQYDITSLIYVNPISKKNYLLGRFLGSFAVLLFIFSGVLWGMTIGEFLPWNDPSEFLPFQFINYLQPFLWVVLPTLFFGASVFFATGALSKNLMVVYTQGVVIFVLFMITKGITNETFQALLDPFSLTTLTKASKEWTVMDRNYLLIPVSGIMLLNKLFWLGLGILALTIGYIKFKLMVINKKAFNKKHKQKVKTLPFTFTKTLPSVTPVFDIKAQFAQLLLNAWFHSVSIFRLISFWTIILCCFIVILVNSVSLGTSYGVDSYPTTYFIIEELRDMSIYFFIIILVFYSGEIMWKERDVKLDLIHDASPFSSFINLSSRFLGLLFIYAIVMLSLITAGILFQTLNGYYRYELDVYFFGFFLELFPFLALYTFASIFFQVLTGNKFMGMLATIAFAIINVAIGVFGLEHALLNFGGQALATYSDMNGYGHFLTAYLWVKSYWVLFGILLLILASILMAKSNETGLGKRWTNGLKQMGKSLRVFSLVCLTLFISIGSYIFYNTNVLNEFWTKSEQDDFRAGYEKNLKQFEYIPQPKIIDVNLKINLFPSQRSYEITGYYVVTNTSQMPICEIHVQKLLESNVKLTDVTFDRASKINKMYKKYQYTIYKLSQSLAPGDTMKMNFKQTLKPMGFETDNSNTDVVYNGTFFDNAVLPSFGYQKKYELQDEDDRKDFELAPRLQKAKRDDVKELVNARGGSDSDGITLDIVISTEAPQTALTSGDLIKTWNIESRNYFHYKTNQRIIHFYPIVSGQYEVMRETYIPSGNTSKELVDLEIYHQRGHEYNLERMMESMKMSLDYYSTNFSPYQYKQLRIVEFPRYRTFAQSLPGIIPFSEAIGFVMDIDDKKDVDMAFYITAHEVAHQWWGLQLEAANVQGQNMILETLSQYAAIMVLKEKYSDEKVQQFLKLQLDEYTEANLKSSKKELPLALVENEEHIYYNKGALSMYELQKQIGKENINKALRHFLNDWHSFNNSQKPNRYATTVDLIKYFREVAPDSKQHVITDLFEQVNSIK; this is encoded by the coding sequence ATGTTATACGAATTTTTCATATTCGAAATTAAATACCGATTGAAGCGACCTGAAACGTATTTTTTCTTTCTTCTTCTGTTCCTGTTCTCAGCAGTGGGCGTTGAATTTGTCTTTCAGGGAATAGATTTAGGATTAGTGAAGAAGAATTCTCCACTTGTGATTGCTAAAGCCATGGGAGCCATTACGGGATTGTCGATGATTATTGCATCGATGATTATGGGTGTTCCTGTACTGCGTGACTTTCAGTACGACATTACTTCACTTATTTATGTCAACCCTATCTCCAAGAAGAATTACTTATTAGGCCGTTTTTTGGGATCCTTTGCTGTGTTACTTTTTATTTTCAGTGGTGTGCTCTGGGGAATGACAATTGGAGAATTTTTGCCATGGAATGATCCAAGCGAATTTTTACCCTTTCAATTTATTAATTATTTGCAGCCCTTTCTTTGGGTGGTGTTACCCACCTTGTTTTTTGGTGCTTCTGTATTTTTTGCGACTGGTGCACTCAGCAAAAATCTGATGGTTGTGTACACTCAAGGTGTAGTCATTTTTGTTTTGTTCATGATTACTAAAGGCATTACAAATGAAACCTTTCAAGCATTATTGGATCCCTTTTCACTTACCACATTAACTAAAGCAAGTAAGGAGTGGACGGTAATGGACAGGAACTATTTGCTGATTCCCGTGTCTGGTATTATGCTGCTTAACAAACTCTTTTGGCTAGGTTTGGGCATTTTGGCACTGACGATTGGCTACATCAAGTTTAAGTTGATGGTCATAAACAAAAAAGCTTTCAATAAAAAACATAAACAAAAAGTAAAAACCTTACCATTTACTTTCACCAAGACATTACCCTCGGTTACACCTGTCTTTGATATTAAGGCGCAATTCGCACAGCTATTGCTCAATGCCTGGTTTCATAGCGTGTCTATTTTCAGGCTCATTTCCTTTTGGACGATTATTCTGTGCTGCTTTATTGTTATCCTTGTCAATTCGGTGAGCTTAGGTACCTCTTATGGAGTAGATAGTTATCCAACCACGTATTTCATTATCGAAGAATTGCGAGATATGTCTATTTACTTCTTCATTATCATTTTAGTCTTTTATTCCGGTGAGATTATGTGGAAGGAAAGGGATGTTAAGCTAGACCTTATTCATGATGCCTCACCATTTAGTAGTTTTATTAATTTGAGCAGCAGGTTTCTGGGATTACTTTTCATCTATGCCATTGTCATGCTTTCACTCATTACTGCTGGCATTCTTTTCCAAACACTAAACGGCTACTATCGCTACGAATTGGATGTCTACTTCTTCGGATTTTTTTTAGAGCTATTCCCATTCCTGGCCTTGTACACATTTGCATCCATATTCTTTCAAGTACTTACTGGCAACAAGTTTATGGGAATGCTCGCCACCATCGCCTTCGCTATAATAAACGTAGCCATTGGCGTATTTGGTTTGGAACATGCGCTACTTAACTTTGGTGGACAGGCACTGGCCACATACTCGGATATGAATGGTTATGGACACTTCTTGACTGCCTATCTCTGGGTAAAAAGCTATTGGGTTTTGTTTGGCATTCTGCTTTTGATCCTCGCAAGTATCTTGATGGCAAAGAGCAACGAAACGGGGTTAGGAAAACGATGGACGAATGGATTAAAACAAATGGGAAAATCGTTGAGGGTTTTCAGTTTAGTTTGCCTGACGCTTTTCATCAGTATTGGAAGTTATATTTTTTACAATACCAATGTGTTAAATGAATTCTGGACCAAAAGTGAGCAAGATGATTTTAGAGCTGGTTACGAAAAAAACCTGAAGCAGTTTGAATATATTCCGCAACCTAAAATTATAGATGTTAATTTGAAAATCAACTTGTTTCCATCACAAAGATCCTACGAAATAACAGGTTACTATGTTGTTACCAATACATCGCAAATGCCCATTTGTGAAATTCATGTACAAAAACTACTAGAATCAAATGTGAAATTAACGGATGTAACCTTTGATCGTGCTTCAAAAATAAACAAAATGTATAAAAAATATCAGTATACCATTTATAAATTGAGTCAATCGTTAGCTCCGGGTGATACAATGAAAATGAACTTCAAACAAACCTTAAAGCCGATGGGTTTTGAAACTGATAATTCAAATACAGATGTGGTATATAATGGGACTTTCTTTGATAACGCTGTTTTACCAAGCTTTGGTTATCAGAAAAAATATGAACTGCAGGACGAGGACGACCGAAAAGATTTTGAGCTGGCTCCACGATTGCAAAAAGCCAAGCGGGATGATGTCAAAGAATTGGTAAATGCACGTGGTGGAAGTGATTCGGATGGAATCACATTAGATATAGTAATCAGTACAGAAGCACCACAAACAGCACTCACTTCTGGCGATTTAATTAAAACATGGAACATAGAGAGTCGAAATTATTTTCATTATAAAACCAATCAACGAATCATCCACTTTTATCCCATTGTATCAGGCCAGTATGAGGTAATGAGGGAAACCTATATCCCATCAGGCAATACTTCAAAGGAACTTGTTGATTTAGAGATTTATCATCAGAGAGGACATGAATACAACCTCGAACGTATGATGGAATCTATGAAAATGTCATTAGACTATTACAGCACCAATTTCAGTCCGTACCAATACAAACAACTTCGTATTGTAGAGTTTCCAAGGTATCGAACATTTGCGCAATCTCTACCAGGCATCATTCCTTTTTCAGAAGCGATTGGTTTTGTTATGGACATTGATGATAAAAAAGATGTAGATATGGCATTTTATATTACTGCTCATGAAGTGGCTCACCAATGGTGGGGCTTGCAACTGGAAGCTGCAAACGTACAGGGACAAAACATGATTTTGGAAACACTGTCGCAGTATGCTGCCATAATGGTACTTAAAGAAAAATACTCAGATGAAAAAGTGCAGCAATTTTTAAAGCTCCAATTGGATGAATACACAGAAGCTAATTTAAAATCTAGCAAGAAGGAACTGCCACTGGCGTTGGTTGAAAATGAAGAACATATCTACTACAACAAAGGAGCACTCTCTATGTATGAATTGCAGAAACAAATTGGCAAAGAAAATATAAACAAGGCGTTAAGGCATTTTCTCAATGATTGGCATTCTTTCAATAATTCCCAAAAACCAAATCGCTATGCAACTACCGTGGACTTAATTAAGTATTTTCGTGAAGTAGCTCCGGATTCGAAACAACATGTTATAACAGATTTATTTGAACAGGTCAATAGTATTAAGTAA
- a CDS encoding alpha/beta hydrolase, with product MQQLIENIDKELWEAVTNSPFNNIDYENLLANDPVKIRKEEMDSSLIDESLNIPQQLDVENIYIPSSDKSRKIRLRIYKPKEKRKLPILLYFHGGAFIYGTPEQYDFIFFKLSLDINTLIVSVDYRLAPEHPFPAAMEDGYDALLWLSEYGNNLSGNKNNILIGGSSAGATIASSISHLARDNQNVKIQHQYLLYPPVDNRLKTSSMKELANAPMQTRTSAKWMWKHYLKQNIKKPLKYAVPLLEKNFTNLPPATIVVCEFDPLKDEGKDYALKLQEAGVSINLLEIKGAVHAFDFFSCKLSNDFYKKQVELFNTILNETNY from the coding sequence ATGCAACAACTAATCGAAAATATAGATAAAGAGCTATGGGAAGCTGTTACAAATAGTCCTTTTAATAATATTGATTATGAAAACTTATTAGCAAATGATCCTGTGAAAATAAGGAAAGAAGAAATGGATTCATCATTAATAGACGAATCACTTAATATTCCACAGCAACTTGACGTTGAAAACATTTATATTCCTTCTTCTGATAAGTCAAGAAAAATCAGATTAAGAATATACAAACCCAAAGAGAAAAGAAAATTACCCATATTACTTTATTTTCATGGAGGTGCATTTATCTATGGAACTCCTGAACAATATGACTTTATATTTTTCAAACTATCATTAGACATTAACACTTTAATCGTTTCTGTAGACTATCGACTGGCTCCTGAGCATCCTTTTCCTGCAGCAATGGAAGATGGATATGATGCACTTTTATGGCTATCGGAATATGGAAACAATTTAAGCGGAAATAAAAACAATATACTAATAGGCGGAAGCAGTGCAGGAGCCACAATTGCAAGTTCTATTAGTCATTTAGCAAGAGACAATCAAAACGTTAAAATACAGCATCAATATTTATTATATCCACCTGTGGATAATCGCTTAAAAACCTCATCTATGAAAGAATTAGCAAATGCTCCTATGCAAACCAGAACAAGTGCAAAATGGATGTGGAAACATTACCTAAAACAAAATATAAAAAAACCTCTAAAATATGCTGTTCCGTTATTAGAAAAAAACTTTACAAACTTACCTCCTGCAACTATTGTAGTTTGCGAATTTGATCCACTTAAAGATGAAGGAAAGGATTATGCTTTAAAATTGCAAGAAGCAGGTGTTTCAATTAATCTATTAGAAATAAAAGGAGCCGTACATGCTTTTGATTTTTTTTCTTGTAAATTATCAAATGACTTTTATAAAAAACAAGTTGAGTTATTCAATACAATTTTAAATGAAACAAATTATTAA
- a CDS encoding response regulator transcription factor, which produces MIKIAIVDDHQIVRQGLKNLLEVSKDFEVITQAANGLEFLKILATDAIHPDVVLLDLQMPTMDGYETSIKLKEKYSQIKIIILSQRETKESIKKVFLAGANGYLTKDTDFTSLHLAINRVYNEDFYFDMKFSNVIREAMVIKGEMLNINHLKKSREKILSEREIEIVDLISKEYNTGEIADKLCLNYRTIESHRKRIMTKVGAKNFIGVIIFAIKNGLITI; this is translated from the coding sequence ATGATTAAAATTGCAATCGTAGACGATCATCAAATAGTTAGACAAGGACTTAAAAATCTATTAGAAGTAAGTAAGGATTTTGAAGTAATTACTCAGGCAGCTAACGGATTAGAGTTTTTAAAAATTTTGGCAACGGATGCAATACACCCTGATGTGGTATTGTTAGATTTACAAATGCCTACAATGGATGGATATGAAACTAGTATAAAGCTCAAAGAAAAATATTCTCAAATTAAAATTATTATTTTATCACAGCGTGAAACAAAAGAAAGTATAAAAAAAGTCTTTTTAGCAGGAGCTAATGGTTACCTTACAAAGGATACAGATTTTACATCTTTACATCTTGCTATAAATAGAGTTTACAATGAAGATTTTTATTTTGATATGAAATTTTCTAATGTTATAAGAGAGGCAATGGTAATTAAAGGAGAAATGTTAAATATTAATCACTTAAAGAAAAGTAGAGAAAAAATACTTTCAGAAAGAGAGATTGAAATTGTAGATTTAATTAGTAAGGAATATAATACTGGTGAAATTGCAGACAAATTATGCTTGAATTATAGAACGATTGAGTCACATAGAAAAAGAATAATGACTAAAGTAGGTGCTAAAAATTTCATTGGTGTCATTATCTTTGCAATTAAAAATGGTTTAATTACTATTTAA